A part of Ziziphus jujuba cultivar Dongzao chromosome 8, ASM3175591v1 genomic DNA contains:
- the LOC132804993 gene encoding disease resistance protein At4g27190-like: MSCIAEIGIAAIADWTVGAIGRQLGYIFQYKNNISNLQTETHNLGLEEQKMKELVDDALTNGDAIFETTKNWQKDAEMISKQAKEILEDENRANTGWCIFRGLLLLNLVPRYRLSTKAKKMGVSVVKIKGEVNFENISHRPHLQSDFMNEDYINFDSRNEIVDGILEALEDGNTRMIGVHGMPGAGKTTLVKEVSRRALEMKLFSEAVLVPVSNTPDIGKIQKAIAERLELKLDKETTPERALLLRNKLQQEKKFLIILDDVWKKLNIRDVGTVFKGDQIGCKILFTSRFERVLPTDIGVDKIFKVGLLEKAEALNWFSSMVAQTIEKYSECADLVHDIADECGRLPITVETIACALKDQRRHFWQDVLNQLKNSNLRDINREVNEKVFNSIELCYNYVYNNEAKLLLLVCSSFGEDESIRIEELIRYGMGWGIFEKMHNVQGARVKVNSLIDDLKDRALLLDGDDHHIVKMHDIIRDVAISVVVLRPL, from the coding sequence ATGAGCTGTATTGCTGAGATCGGTATAGCTGCAATTGCTGATTGGACGGTTGGAGCGATTGGTCGTCAGTTGGGTTATATCTTCCAATACAAAAACAACATAAGCAACCTGCAAACAGAAACTCACAATTTGGGTCTTGAAGAACAGAAGATGAAGGAGTTGGTGGATGATGCCTTAACAAATGGTGATGCAATTTTTGAAACGACCAAGAACTGGCAAAAGGATGCAGAAATGATAAGTAAACAAGCCAAAGAGATTTTAGAAGATGAAAACCGTGCAAATACAGGGTGGTGTATTTTCAGAGGGTTGTTGCTTCTGAATTTGGTACCACGGTATCGACTAAGTACGAAAGCCAAGAAGATGGGAGTCTCTGTTGTTAAAATCAAAGGCGAGGTCAACTTTGAAAACATTTCTCACCGTCCCCATCTCCAGAGTGATTTTATGAACGAAGATTACATAAACTTCGACTCAAGAAATGAAATTGTGGATGGAATATTGGAGGCATTGGAAGATGGCAACACCAGAATGATTGGGGTGCATGGCATGCCAGGTGCAGGCAAAACCACGCTTGTTAAAGAAGTTTCAAGAAGGGCCCTGGAGATGAAATTGTTCAGTGAAGCGGTTCTAGTTCCTGTTTCAAATACTCCAGATATCGGAAAGATTCAAAAAGCAATTGCAGAAAGGCTAGAACTAAAACTTGATAAGGAAACCACACCTGAAAGAGCACTTCTGCTACGAAATAAATTGCAGCAAGAAAAGAAGTTCTTGATAATTCTAGATGATGTCTGGAAGAAGCTCAATATTAGAGATGTTGGAACAGTTTTTAAAGGTGATCAGATAGGATGTAAAATATTGTTTACGTCAAGATTCGAACGAGTGTTGCCAACTGATATCGGTGTTGATAAGATTTTCAAAGTTGGACTTCTAGAAAAGGCTGAAGCATTGAACTGGTTCAGCTCTATGGTGGCTCAAACGATTGAAAAGTACTCAGAATGTGCAGATCTGGTACATGATATTGCTGACGAATGTGGACGTCTACCCATTACCGTTGAAACAATTGCTTGTGCATTGAAAGATCAAAGACGACATTTTTGGCAGGATGTCTTGAACCAACTGAAGAACTCAAACCTAAGAGATATCAATAGAGAAGTGAATGAAAAAGTGTTCAATAGTATCGAATTATGTTATAATTATGTATACAATAACGAAGCAAAGTTACTGCTTTTAGTTTGTAGTTCGTTTGGGGAAGATGAAAGCATACGAATAGAGGAATTAATTAGATATGGTATGGGCTGGGGGATATTCGAAAAGATGCATAATGTGCAAGGCGCTAGAGTTAAAGTAAACAGTTTGATTGATGATCTAAAAGATCGTGCATTGTTGTTGGATGGTGACGATCACCATATAGTTAAAATGCACGATATCATTCGTGACGTTGCCATATCTGTTGTGGTTCtccgaccactttag
- the LOC132804995 gene encoding probable disease resistance protein At5g47260: MVGVHGMLGADVEQILKAIAERADLKLDKETILEKALLLKNRFKLEKKFLIIVDDISNELKLEDVGIVFKSDEKVCKILFTSTFERVLSTKMGVDKLFQVGLSEEAEALNWFNHLVAKSLEKDS; the protein is encoded by the exons ATGGTTGGGGTTCACGGCATGCTTGGTGCAG ATGTTGAACAGATTCTAAAAGCAATTGCAGAAAGGGCAGATCTAAAACTCGATAAGGAAACCATACTTGAAAAAGCacttttgctaaaaaatagaTTCAAGCTTGAAAAGAAGTTCTTGATAATTGTAGATGATATTTCGAATGAACTTAAGCTTGAAGATGTTGGGATAGTATTCAAGAGTGATGAGAAGGTATGCAAGATATTATTTACGTCCACATTTGAACGAGTGTTGTCTACTAAAATGGGTGTTGACAAGTTATTCCAAGTTGGACTCTCAGAAGAGGCTGAAGCATTGAACTGGTTCAACCATTTAGTGGCTAAATCGCTTGAAAAAGATTCTTAA
- the LOC132804994 gene encoding zinc finger BED domain-containing protein RICESLEEPER 2-like — protein MDSGNDTKTHSTPSESAASASLLPLPPSSLGKRKPSRKPSMVWDHYEKMENSDPDNPRCKCKYCGVDYACNSKYGTSTLLNHLNHHCKKYPYRVQDKKQKILTFGAQNESDGSNLLAVGFNKEACRLACAKMIILDELPFSFVEGRDFRMFCNVACPKFDPPSRKTIVRDIYALYLDEKLQLKNTFSLNCQRISLTTDTWTSIQNINYMSLTAHYIDSNWMLHKRILNFCVIPNHKGETIGKLIGNCLYEWGIERVFTITVDNASANNLAIEYIKRKLNNWKGCVLDGDHLHMRCCAHIVNLIVSEGLREAHDSIASIRNAVRYVRSSPARLQKFKEYAAQEKIESNSLVFLDVPTR, from the coding sequence ATGGATAGTGGTAATGACACTAAAACTCATAGTACTCCATCAGAATCAGCAGCTTCTGCATCACTTCTTCCACTTCCACCATCTAGTTTAGGGAAAAGAAAACCATCTAGGAAACCATCCATGGTGTGGGATCATTATGAGAAAATGGAGAATTCAGATCCTGATAATCCTAGATGTAAATGCAAATATTGTGGTGTGGACTATGCTTGTAATAGTAAATATGGGACAAGTACTTTGTTGAATCATTTAAATCATCATTGTAAGAAGTACCCTTATAGAGTGCaagataaaaagcaaaaaatcttAACTTTTGGGGCCCAAAATGAGAGTGATGGGAGCAATCTTTTGGCTGTTGGTTTTAATAAGGAAGCATGTAGGCTTGCATGTGCTAAAATGATAATCTTAGATGAGCTCCCATTTAGTTTTGTTGAAGGTCGTGATTTTAGAATGTTTTGCAATGTAGCATGTCCTAAATTTGATCCTCCGTCTCGAAAAACGATTGTTAGAGATATTTATGCATTGTATTTGGATGAGAAGTTGCAATTGAAAAATACATTTTCTTTGAATTGCCAAAGAATTAGTCTTACCACCGACACTtggacttccattcaaaatatcaattacATGTCTCTCACCGCACATTATATTGATTCTAATTGGATGCTTCACAAacggattttaaatttttgtgtgaTTCCTAATCATAAAGGAGAGACAATAGGGAAGCTAATTGGGAATTGTTTGTATGAATGGGGTATTGAGAGGGTGTTTACAATCACAGTTGATAATGCTTCTGCAAACAATTTGGCAATAGAGTAtattaaaaggaaattgaataatTGGAAAGGGTGTGTATTGGATGGTGATCACTTACACATGAGATGTTGTGCACATATTGTTAATTTGATTGTGTCTGAAGGGTTAAGGGAAGCACATGACTCTATTGCTAGTATTCGTAATGCAGTGAGATATGTTAGATCTTCTCCTGCTAGATTACAAAAGTTTAAGGAATATGCTGCTCAAGAGAAAATTGAGAGCAATTCTCTTGTGTTTTTGGATGTTCCAACTAGGTAG